The proteins below come from a single Thermopolyspora flexuosa genomic window:
- a CDS encoding polysaccharide deacetylase family protein: MVKRPVAALALAAVASAPAALALPAQASAAPAASASPAAAASAKPAAARVDCAKVKCIALTFDDGPGPYTARLLDTLKKHKAKATFFLVGKRVEERRKLARRIAREGHEIGNHSYSHQSLPALPDFELTEELSRTQDVLRRAIGRRPRLMRPPYGHTDARVRAAAGRLGLAQVLWTGTTLDWSLRDTRRIGDTVLRLARPNGVILMHDVVPQTVKAIPRVLRELRKRGYHLVTVSALAGPGRLAPGASFPR, from the coding sequence ATGGTCAAGCGTCCTGTCGCCGCCCTCGCGCTCGCCGCCGTCGCCTCGGCCCCCGCCGCCCTCGCGCTGCCCGCGCAGGCGTCCGCCGCGCCGGCCGCCTCGGCCAGTCCCGCGGCCGCCGCCTCGGCCAAGCCCGCGGCCGCCCGGGTGGACTGCGCGAAGGTGAAGTGCATCGCGCTCACCTTCGACGACGGCCCGGGGCCGTACACCGCCCGGCTGCTCGACACGCTGAAGAAGCACAAGGCCAAGGCGACGTTCTTCCTCGTCGGCAAGCGGGTCGAGGAACGGCGAAAGCTCGCGCGCCGGATCGCCCGGGAGGGCCACGAGATCGGCAATCACTCCTACAGCCACCAATCCCTGCCCGCGCTGCCCGACTTCGAGCTCACCGAGGAGCTGAGCCGTACCCAGGACGTCCTCCGCCGGGCGATCGGCAGGCGCCCGCGGCTCATGCGGCCGCCGTACGGCCACACCGACGCCCGGGTGCGCGCCGCCGCCGGGAGGCTCGGGCTCGCGCAGGTGCTGTGGACCGGCACCACCCTCGACTGGTCGCTGCGCGACACCCGCAGGATCGGCGACACCGTGCTGCGGCTCGCCAGGCCGAACGGGGTGATCCTCATGCACGACGTGGTACCGCAGACCGTCAAGGCGATACCGCGCGTGCTGCGCGAGCTGCGGAAGCGGGGCTATCACCTGGTGACGGTCTCGGCCCTGGCGGGCCCGGGCAGGCTCGCCCCGGGGGCGAGCTTCCCGCGCTGA
- a CDS encoding acyltransferase family protein codes for MPETTPSGATQTAPSVATASGQPRMAWLDALRGIGAMAVVAEHMLPWTAPSLRPYWFNLGMYGVLVFFLVSGYIIPASLEHRGDVRTFWVSRLFRLYPIYLLVIAAVLATAYWMPIRPAVQRDPSAVAAHLTMLMDVVNGAGVVDTMWTLSYEMVFYLLVTALFTAGLHRRSGPIAVAFGLVAVGTGLVVTAPLLPGPPAAVVSAVVFVAGLACLIGGRWRVQAAYLLGLMALVLLLTGARVIWFGAAILAVMFAGTAIHRWERGTGSLWPVAAVAVLVGVAPVWAPQAGWWWVRPGPWLTTLALAAATFAGAMALRRRRVPRALVWLGLISYSVYLLHHPLLRWVPEIVGDVRTADAAVQAAVIAGYLAVVLVLSRLTYGLVELPMQRLGRRIGARIAQRGKLAPGASLPGPARAETVTR; via the coding sequence GTGCCTGAGACGACTCCCAGCGGCGCCACTCAGACCGCCCCCTCCGTCGCGACCGCCTCCGGGCAGCCGCGCATGGCCTGGCTGGACGCGTTGCGCGGGATCGGGGCGATGGCCGTGGTCGCCGAGCACATGCTGCCGTGGACGGCGCCGTCGCTGCGGCCGTACTGGTTCAACCTCGGCATGTACGGCGTCCTGGTCTTCTTCCTCGTCAGCGGCTACATCATCCCCGCGTCCCTGGAGCACCGGGGCGACGTGCGGACGTTCTGGGTGAGCCGGCTGTTCCGGCTCTACCCGATCTACCTGCTCGTGATCGCCGCCGTGCTCGCCACGGCGTACTGGATGCCGATCCGGCCCGCGGTGCAGCGTGACCCGTCCGCGGTCGCGGCCCACCTCACCATGCTCATGGACGTGGTGAACGGCGCCGGGGTGGTGGACACCATGTGGACCCTCTCCTACGAGATGGTCTTCTACCTGCTCGTCACCGCCCTGTTCACGGCAGGGCTGCACCGCCGCAGCGGGCCGATCGCGGTCGCCTTCGGCCTCGTCGCGGTCGGCACCGGATTGGTGGTGACCGCGCCGCTCTTGCCCGGCCCGCCCGCGGCCGTGGTCTCCGCCGTGGTCTTCGTCGCCGGGCTCGCCTGCCTGATCGGCGGCCGGTGGCGGGTGCAGGCGGCGTACCTGCTCGGCCTCATGGCCCTGGTGCTGCTGCTCACCGGCGCCCGGGTGATCTGGTTCGGCGCGGCGATCCTCGCGGTGATGTTCGCGGGCACCGCGATCCACCGCTGGGAGCGGGGGACGGGCTCGCTCTGGCCGGTGGCCGCGGTGGCGGTGCTCGTCGGCGTCGCCCCGGTCTGGGCGCCCCAGGCGGGCTGGTGGTGGGTACGGCCCGGCCCCTGGCTCACCACGCTCGCGCTGGCCGCGGCGACGTTCGCGGGCGCGATGGCGCTGCGGCGCCGGCGGGTGCCGCGGGCGCTCGTGTGGCTGGGGCTGATCAGCTACTCGGTCTACCTGCTGCACCACCCGCTGCTGCGGTGGGTGCCGGAGATCGTGGGCGACGTGCGCACCGCGGACGCGGCCGTGCAGGCCGCGGTGATCGCCGGGTACCTGGCGGTCGTGCTCGTGCTGAGCCGGCTCACCTACGGGCTCGTCGAGCTGCCCATGCAGCGCCTCGGCCGCCGCATCGGCGCCCGGATCGCTCAGCGCGGGAAGCTCGCCCCCGGGGCGAGCCTGCCCGGGCCCGCCAGGGCCGAGACCGTCACCAGGTGA
- the guaA gene encoding glutamine-hydrolyzing GMP synthase, whose protein sequence is MHGRVVPVSDFDTVLVVDFGAQYAQLIARRVRECHVYSEIVPSTMPVSELLARRPKAIILSGGPSSVYAEGAPRVPAELFAAGVPIFGICYGFQAMAQALGGTVAKTGVAEFGRTPLRVTTEGVLFAGLPAEQTVWMSHGDSVATAPEGFTVTASTEATPVAAMEAPERGLYGVQFHPEVLHTEHGTAVLKRFLDAAGCRPTWTMLNIVEDAVEKVRETIGPKGRAICGLSGGVDSAVAAAIVQRAIGDRLTCVFVDHGLLRKGEAEQVERDFVAATGVKLRVVDAADRFLKALAGVTDPEAKRKIIGREFIRVFEDEQRAIIAAADAPVDFLVQGTLYPDVVESGGGTGTANIKSHHNVGGLPDDLKFTLVEPLRTMFKDEVRRAGEELGLPPAMVWRQPFPGPGLAIRIVGEVTRERLDILREADAIAREELSRAGLDREIWQCPVVLLADVRSVGVQGDERTYGHPIVLRPVTSEDAMTADWARVPYDVLERISTRITNEVREVNRVVLDVTSKPPGTIEWE, encoded by the coding sequence ATGCATGGAAGGGTCGTCCCGGTGTCTGATTTCGACACGGTCCTGGTGGTCGATTTCGGAGCGCAGTACGCGCAGCTCATCGCGCGTCGGGTGCGCGAATGCCATGTCTACTCCGAGATCGTCCCGTCGACGATGCCCGTGTCGGAGCTGCTCGCCCGCCGCCCGAAGGCGATCATCCTGTCCGGCGGCCCGTCGTCGGTGTACGCCGAGGGCGCGCCGCGCGTGCCCGCGGAGCTGTTCGCCGCGGGCGTGCCGATCTTCGGCATCTGCTACGGCTTCCAGGCGATGGCGCAGGCGCTCGGCGGCACGGTGGCGAAGACCGGCGTCGCCGAGTTCGGCCGCACCCCGCTGCGGGTGACGACCGAGGGTGTGCTGTTCGCCGGGCTGCCCGCCGAGCAGACGGTGTGGATGTCGCACGGCGACAGCGTGGCCACCGCGCCCGAGGGGTTCACGGTGACCGCGAGCACCGAGGCGACCCCGGTCGCCGCGATGGAGGCGCCCGAGCGCGGCCTGTACGGCGTGCAGTTCCACCCCGAGGTGCTGCACACCGAGCACGGCACCGCGGTGCTCAAGCGCTTCCTCGACGCGGCCGGCTGCCGCCCGACCTGGACGATGCTCAACATCGTCGAGGACGCGGTGGAGAAGGTGCGCGAGACGATCGGCCCGAAGGGCCGGGCGATCTGCGGGCTGTCCGGCGGGGTCGACTCGGCGGTGGCCGCCGCGATCGTGCAGCGGGCCATCGGCGACCGGCTCACCTGCGTGTTCGTCGACCACGGGCTGCTGCGCAAGGGCGAGGCCGAGCAGGTCGAGCGCGACTTCGTCGCCGCCACCGGGGTGAAGCTGCGCGTGGTGGACGCCGCCGACCGCTTCCTCAAGGCCCTCGCCGGGGTGACCGACCCCGAGGCGAAGCGCAAGATCATCGGCCGTGAGTTCATCCGGGTGTTCGAGGACGAGCAGCGGGCGATCATCGCCGCCGCGGACGCGCCGGTCGACTTCCTCGTGCAGGGCACGCTCTACCCGGACGTGGTGGAGTCCGGCGGCGGCACCGGCACCGCGAACATCAAGTCGCACCACAACGTCGGCGGCCTGCCGGACGACCTGAAGTTCACCCTGGTCGAGCCGCTGCGCACGATGTTCAAGGACGAGGTGCGCCGGGCGGGTGAGGAGCTCGGCCTGCCCCCGGCGATGGTGTGGCGGCAGCCGTTCCCCGGCCCCGGCCTCGCCATCCGGATCGTCGGCGAGGTGACCCGGGAGCGGCTCGACATTCTGCGCGAGGCCGACGCGATCGCCCGCGAGGAGCTGTCCCGGGCCGGGCTCGACCGGGAGATCTGGCAGTGCCCGGTGGTGCTGCTCGCCGACGTGCGCTCGGTGGGCGTGCAGGGCGACGAGCGCACCTACGGCCACCCGATCGTGCTGCGCCCGGTCACCAGCGAGGACGCGATGACGGCCGACTGGGCGCGGGTGCCGTACGACGTGCTGGAGCGCATCTCGACCCGGATCACCAACGAGGTCCGCGAGGTCAACCGGGTCGTGCTCGACGTGACGAGCAAGCCGCCCGGCACCATCGAGTGGGAGTGA
- the glpD gene encoding glycerol-3-phosphate dehydrogenase, with product MTVRMGTAKLGPGERSAALARMAAEELDVVVVGGGVVGAGVALDAVTRGLTVGLVEARDFASGTSSRSSKLIHGGLRYLEQYNFDLVREALQERALLLQRIAPHLVRPVPFLFPLTHHVWERFYVGSGLVLYDSLGFAPGMTRGVPGHRHLSRRRALRLAPALKRSAFTGAVLYWDAQVDDARYVVTLLRTAAAYGAHVASRTQMIGFLREGERVTGVRVRDLEGGREYDVRARQVVNATGVWTDEIQQLVGGRGSIHVRASKGIHLVVPRDRIHSSTGIILRTEKSVLFVIPWGRHWIIGTTDTPWDLDRSHPAASRSDIDYVLDRVNAVLSVPLTRDDVEGVYAGLRPLLAGESDETSKLSREHVVTHPVPGLVMVAGGKYTTYRVMARDAVDAVAHGLDQRVPPSCTDRIPLVGADGYPALWNARYHIAERAGLHVARIEHLLQRYGSLIDEVLALIEADRTLARPLEGADDYLRAEIVYAATHEGARHLEDVLARRTRISIETFHRGTGVAQEVAELLAGPLGWDGDQIKREVEYYAKRVEAERLSQEQDTDQAADAIRLGAPEIVPVAVPERRAAS from the coding sequence ATGACGGTGCGCATGGGTACGGCAAAGCTCGGCCCGGGGGAGCGGTCGGCGGCGCTCGCGCGGATGGCGGCCGAGGAACTCGACGTGGTCGTGGTGGGCGGGGGCGTGGTCGGCGCCGGCGTCGCCCTCGACGCGGTGACCCGCGGCCTCACCGTCGGCCTCGTCGAGGCCCGCGACTTCGCCTCGGGCACCTCGTCCCGCTCCTCCAAGCTCATCCACGGCGGCCTGCGCTACCTGGAGCAGTACAACTTCGACCTGGTGCGCGAGGCGCTGCAGGAGCGCGCGCTGCTGCTCCAGCGCATCGCCCCGCACCTGGTGCGGCCGGTGCCGTTCCTGTTCCCGCTCACCCACCACGTGTGGGAACGCTTCTACGTCGGCTCCGGGCTGGTGCTGTACGACTCGCTCGGCTTCGCCCCGGGGATGACCAGGGGCGTGCCGGGCCACCGCCACCTGTCCCGGCGCCGCGCGCTGCGCCTCGCCCCGGCGCTGAAGCGCTCGGCGTTCACCGGCGCGGTGCTCTACTGGGACGCCCAGGTCGACGACGCCCGGTACGTGGTGACGCTGCTGCGCACCGCCGCGGCGTACGGCGCGCACGTCGCCTCCCGCACCCAGATGATCGGCTTTCTCCGGGAGGGCGAGCGGGTCACCGGCGTGCGGGTGCGGGACCTGGAGGGCGGCCGCGAGTACGACGTGCGGGCCCGCCAGGTGGTGAACGCGACCGGCGTGTGGACCGACGAGATCCAGCAGCTCGTCGGCGGCCGGGGCAGCATCCACGTGCGCGCCTCCAAGGGCATCCACCTCGTGGTGCCCCGCGACCGCATCCACTCCTCTACCGGGATCATCCTGCGCACCGAGAAGTCGGTGCTGTTCGTGATCCCGTGGGGCCGGCACTGGATCATCGGCACCACCGACACCCCCTGGGACCTCGACCGCAGCCACCCGGCCGCGTCCCGGTCCGACATCGACTACGTGCTCGACCGGGTGAACGCGGTGCTCTCGGTGCCGCTCACCCGCGACGACGTCGAGGGCGTGTACGCGGGCCTGCGGCCGCTGCTCGCCGGGGAGTCCGACGAGACCTCCAAGCTGTCGCGGGAGCACGTGGTCACCCACCCGGTGCCCGGCCTGGTGATGGTCGCCGGGGGCAAGTACACCACCTACCGGGTGATGGCCCGCGACGCGGTCGACGCGGTGGCGCACGGCCTCGACCAGCGGGTGCCGCCGTCCTGCACCGACCGCATCCCGCTGGTCGGCGCGGACGGCTACCCGGCGCTGTGGAACGCCCGATACCACATCGCCGAGCGCGCCGGGCTGCACGTCGCCCGCATCGAGCACCTGCTGCAGCGGTACGGCTCGCTCATCGACGAGGTGCTCGCGCTCATCGAGGCCGACCGCACGCTCGCCCGCCCGCTGGAGGGCGCGGACGACTACCTGCGGGCCGAGATCGTGTACGCGGCCACCCACGAGGGCGCGCGGCACCTGGAGGACGTGCTCGCCCGCCGTACCCGGATCTCCATCGAGACCTTCCACCGCGGGACGGGGGTGGCGCAGGAGGTCGCCGAGCTGCTCGCCGGGCCGCTCGGCTGGGACGGCGACCAGATCAAGCGCGAGGTGGAGTACTACGCCAAGCGGGTGGAGGCCGAGCGCCTCTCCCAGGAGCAGGACACCGACCAGGCAGCCGACGCGATCCGCCTCGGCGCGCCGGAGATCGTCCCGGTCGCGGTGCCGGAGCGGCGAGCGGCAAGCTGA